In Halogeometricum sp. S1BR25-6, a single genomic region encodes these proteins:
- the pdxT gene encoding pyridoxal 5'-phosphate synthase glutaminase subunit PdxT, whose protein sequence is MLRAGVVAVQGDVSEHAAAIRRAAAAHGEEVEVVEIRQSGHVPDCDVLLVPGGESTAISRLLRGEGIDEEIREHVAAGKPVLATCAGLIVASVDAKDERVETLDLIDVTVDRNAFGRQVDSFEAPLDVTGMDEPFPAVFIRAPLIDEVGEGVEVLAEWEGTPVAVRQGPVVGTSFHPELTTDSRLHDLAFFDRVEADAAD, encoded by the coding sequence ATGCTACGCGCAGGCGTCGTCGCCGTTCAGGGCGACGTATCCGAACACGCCGCGGCCATCCGCCGCGCCGCGGCCGCCCACGGTGAGGAAGTCGAAGTCGTCGAGATTCGGCAGTCGGGCCACGTCCCGGACTGCGACGTGCTTCTCGTCCCCGGCGGCGAGTCGACGGCCATCTCCCGTCTCCTGCGAGGAGAAGGCATCGACGAGGAGATACGCGAACACGTCGCCGCGGGAAAACCCGTGCTGGCGACGTGCGCCGGCCTCATCGTGGCGTCCGTAGACGCGAAGGACGAGCGAGTGGAGACGCTCGATTTGATAGACGTGACCGTCGACCGCAACGCGTTCGGCCGGCAGGTCGACAGCTTCGAGGCCCCTCTCGACGTCACCGGGATGGACGAACCGTTCCCGGCGGTGTTCATCCGCGCGCCCCTCATCGACGAGGTGGGCGAGGGCGTCGAGGTGCTGGCCGAGTGGGAGGGCACGCCCGTCGCCGTCCGGCAGGGCCCCGTCGTCGGCACCTCCTTTCACCCCGAGTTGACCACCGACAGCCGCCTGCACGATTTGGCGTTCTTCGACCGAGTGGAAGCCGACGCCGCCGACTGA
- a CDS encoding preprotein translocase subunit Sec61beta, whose translation MSSGQNSGGLMSSAGLVRYFDAEDRNAIRIDPKTIVAFGLLFGVLVIVLNSVAF comes from the coding sequence ATGAGCAGTGGACAGAACAGCGGCGGCTTGATGTCTAGTGCGGGTCTCGTTCGGTACTTCGACGCCGAGGACCGCAACGCCATCCGCATCGACCCCAAGACCATCGTCGCCTTCGGCCTCCTCTTCGGCGTCCTCGTCATCGTCCTGAACTCGGTCGCCTTCTGA
- a CDS encoding thioredoxin domain-containing protein: protein MTVRLKDFYADWCGPCKTQDPILEELEADYADVEFEKVDVDDEQDVANEYQVRSLPTLIVENDDGIVDRFVGVTQREDIESALQKAGA, encoded by the coding sequence ATGACCGTTCGACTCAAGGATTTCTACGCCGATTGGTGCGGCCCGTGTAAGACGCAGGACCCCATCCTGGAGGAGTTGGAGGCCGACTACGCGGACGTCGAGTTCGAGAAGGTCGACGTGGACGACGAGCAGGACGTGGCCAACGAGTACCAGGTTCGCTCGCTCCCGACGCTCATCGTCGAGAACGACGACGGCATCGTGGACCGCTTCGTCGGCGTCACTCAGCGCGAAGACATCGAGTCGGCGCTGCAGAAGGCGGGCGCCTGA
- a CDS encoding 50S ribosomal protein L40e produces the protein MPSNESATKRTLEKQICMRCNARNPPRADSCRKCGYKNLRPKSKERRAA, from the coding sequence ATGCCCAGCAACGAATCCGCAACGAAGCGAACGCTCGAAAAGCAGATCTGTATGCGTTGCAACGCGCGCAACCCGCCGCGAGCGGACAGTTGTCGCAAGTGCGGCTACAAGAACCTCCGTCCGAAGTCGAAGGAACGCCGCGCCGCGTAA
- a CDS encoding MBL fold metallo-hydrolase translates to MEIFAVTEGAEQFTCNAYLVVGDRTVLVDAGAMPGVEDVVAEHTEEVDAVVLTHQHTDHVAELDAVLDRFDADLYAYAEHPRRDGALEDGDEVTMGEETFEVVYTPGHASDHVSFVSETRLFSGDVVVYNDGAFDDGSFGRTDMSGQSRERLVQSLDTLLERTPESVEELYAGHGDVFRNEPDGDSVREVIQRALMRAERREPKYPEE, encoded by the coding sequence ATGGAGATATTCGCGGTGACCGAGGGCGCCGAGCAGTTCACCTGCAACGCGTACCTCGTGGTCGGCGACCGGACCGTTCTCGTCGACGCCGGCGCGATGCCCGGCGTCGAGGACGTCGTCGCCGAGCACACGGAAGAGGTGGACGCAGTCGTCCTCACGCACCAGCACACCGACCACGTCGCGGAACTCGACGCCGTGTTGGACCGGTTCGACGCCGACCTGTACGCCTACGCGGAGCACCCGCGCCGCGACGGCGCCCTCGAAGACGGCGACGAGGTGACGATGGGTGAGGAGACGTTCGAGGTGGTGTACACGCCGGGACACGCCTCCGACCACGTCTCGTTCGTGAGCGAGACGCGCCTGTTCAGCGGCGACGTGGTGGTGTACAACGACGGCGCGTTCGACGACGGCAGTTTCGGCCGCACGGACATGTCCGGGCAGTCGCGCGAGCGACTCGTCCAGAGCCTCGATACGCTCCTCGAACGGACGCCCGAGTCCGTCGAAGAACTGTACGCGGGCCACGGCGACGTGTTCCGGAACGAACCGGACGGCGACTCGGTGCGCGAGGTGATACAGCGGGCGCTGATGCGCGCGGAGCGTCGCGAACCGAAGTATCCCGAGGAGTAG
- a CDS encoding DUF5786 family protein: MGFGSYDESEQESQDYDQDLDENDGVATSESDHKGEVNFENGASNDELLDRLKEIKDD, from the coding sequence ATGGGATTTGGGAGCTACGACGAGTCAGAACAAGAGAGTCAGGACTACGACCAAGATCTCGACGAGAACGACGGCGTCGCGACCTCCGAGAGCGACCACAAGGGCGAGGTGAACTTCGAGAACGGGGCCTCGAACGACGAACTGCTGGACCGCCTCAAAGAGATCAAGGACGACTGA
- a CDS encoding DUF99 family protein, with the protein MKSGTRALGVAESYADQRSPKGRGVDASERPDAESVLCGAVVRADRVVDGAAYGTCAVGGTDSTDAIRRLFSDLGREDVRLLFVAGVAPAWFNLVDLERLADAVERPVLSVSFEGSSGLASALREQFSGDALDARLSVYESLPPRRPVDVGDDTVFVRAVGIDDEAAARAVRAYTPEGSGRPEPLRVARLLARSGRRWREG; encoded by the coding sequence CTGAAGTCGGGCACGCGGGCACTCGGCGTAGCGGAGTCGTACGCTGATCAACGGTCGCCGAAGGGTCGGGGCGTCGACGCGAGCGAACGGCCCGACGCGGAGAGCGTGCTGTGCGGCGCGGTCGTCCGCGCGGACCGCGTCGTCGACGGCGCGGCCTACGGTACCTGCGCCGTCGGCGGCACGGATTCGACGGACGCGATACGTCGGCTTTTCTCGGACCTCGGACGCGAAGACGTGCGTCTGCTGTTCGTCGCGGGGGTCGCCCCCGCGTGGTTCAATCTCGTCGACCTCGAACGACTCGCCGACGCCGTCGAGCGACCCGTCCTCTCGGTCTCCTTCGAGGGGAGTTCGGGGCTGGCGTCGGCGCTCCGCGAGCAGTTCTCCGGCGACGCACTCGACGCCCGCCTCTCCGTCTACGAGTCACTTCCGCCGCGGCGACCCGTCGACGTCGGCGACGACACCGTGTTCGTCCGCGCCGTCGGCATCGACGACGAGGCGGCGGCGCGCGCCGTCCGCGCGTACACCCCCGAGGGGAGCGGACGTCCCGAACCCCTCCGAGTGGCGCGCCTCCTCGCCCGGTCCGGCCGGCGGTGGCGCGAGGGGTAG
- a CDS encoding uracil-DNA glycosylase gives MSDDAMDGLCVRECERCPALVESRSRIVNGVGPDDADLLFLGEGPGANEDEQGEPFVGRSGSVLDDALREVGLARADVRITNCVRCRPPENRDPTKEELGNCRGYLEAELKRVAPDLVVTLGKVPSEHLLDRSVAVTKEAGDVVDVRLGDRSQRTLVSVHPAATLYDGSQKEAFFDAVAKAADLSGLADGGNGQSSLGDF, from the coding sequence ATGAGCGACGACGCGATGGACGGCCTCTGCGTCCGCGAGTGCGAGCGCTGTCCCGCCCTCGTCGAGTCCCGGAGTCGAATCGTCAACGGCGTCGGCCCCGACGACGCCGACCTCCTCTTTCTCGGCGAGGGGCCGGGGGCCAACGAGGACGAACAGGGGGAACCGTTCGTCGGGCGGTCGGGGAGCGTTCTCGACGACGCTCTGCGGGAGGTGGGTCTGGCCCGCGCCGACGTCCGCATCACGAACTGCGTCCGGTGTCGACCGCCGGAGAACCGCGACCCGACGAAGGAGGAACTGGGGAACTGTCGCGGCTACCTCGAAGCAGAACTGAAACGCGTCGCCCCGGACCTCGTCGTCACCCTCGGGAAGGTGCCCTCTGAGCACCTGCTCGACCGCTCGGTGGCCGTGACGAAGGAGGCGGGCGACGTCGTCGACGTGCGCCTCGGGGACCGCTCGCAGCGAACGCTCGTCTCTGTCCACCCCGCGGCGACGCTGTACGACGGGAGCCAGAAGGAGGCGTTCTTCGACGCCGTCGCGAAGGCGGCCGACCTCTCCGGTCTCGCCGACGGCGGCAACGGGCAGTCCAGTCTCGGCGACTTCTGA
- the hisH gene encoding imidazole glycerol phosphate synthase subunit HisH, with amino-acid sequence MSTTTAETRETVASVVMVDYGLGNLRSARRGLERAGADVTVSDDPETFADADGIVLPGVGAFSEGMENAGPFREALAEAADRGQPIFGICLGMQMLLTTSEEAAHAGEGDVEGLDLIPGRNVRFDQGQKVPHMGWNELDVEREHPLVEGVDGQYAYFVHSYYAVPDDADAVVASTDYGVEFPAIVANEAGNVFGTQFHPEKSGETGLQILRNFVDFCAER; translated from the coding sequence ATGAGCACGACGACGGCCGAAACGCGGGAGACGGTGGCCTCGGTGGTCATGGTCGACTACGGCCTCGGCAACCTCCGGAGCGCGCGGCGCGGCCTCGAACGCGCGGGCGCGGACGTGACCGTCTCCGACGACCCAGAGACGTTCGCCGACGCCGACGGCATCGTCCTCCCGGGCGTCGGCGCGTTCTCCGAGGGGATGGAGAACGCCGGCCCGTTCCGGGAGGCCCTCGCCGAGGCGGCCGACCGCGGCCAGCCGATATTCGGCATCTGCCTCGGGATGCAGATGCTCCTGACAACCTCGGAGGAGGCCGCCCACGCCGGCGAGGGGGACGTCGAGGGTCTCGACCTGATTCCCGGTCGCAACGTCCGCTTCGACCAGGGACAGAAGGTGCCGCACATGGGCTGGAACGAACTGGACGTGGAGCGAGAGCACCCCCTCGTCGAGGGGGTAGACGGACAGTACGCCTACTTCGTCCACTCCTACTACGCCGTCCCCGACGACGCGGACGCCGTCGTCGCCTCGACGGACTACGGCGTCGAGTTCCCGGCTATCGTCGCCAACGAGGCGGGCAACGTGTTCGGCACGCAGTTCCACCCCGAGAAGTCCGGCGAGACCGGACTACAGATACTCCGGAACTTCGTCGACTTCTGCGCGGAGCGGTAG
- the pheA gene encoding prephenate dehydratase, whose product MQAVTLGPAGTYSHRAARAVADDVAFRESVSAIVDAVDAGEYERGVVPIENSIEGSVTETLDAIASANIAVTREIVTPIRHALLAQSEEFSVVASHSQALAQCRTYLETNYPEMKLEAVASTARGVERAREDSSIAGIGHPDNAGEGLSVVAEDIQDQSSNATRFFVIAPESARSDAGGKSTVVVYPNANYPGLLLELLEAFAERNINLSRIESRPSGNRLGDYLFHVDFEAGLYEERAQEALDAVEEIASRGWVKRLGSYDSQHVLY is encoded by the coding sequence ATGCAGGCAGTCACGCTGGGCCCGGCCGGGACGTACTCACACCGCGCGGCGCGCGCCGTCGCCGACGACGTGGCGTTCCGCGAGTCGGTGTCAGCCATCGTCGACGCCGTCGACGCCGGCGAGTACGAACGCGGCGTCGTCCCCATCGAGAACAGCATCGAAGGCAGCGTCACGGAGACGCTGGACGCCATCGCCTCCGCGAACATCGCCGTCACCCGCGAAATCGTGACGCCCATCCGGCACGCCCTCCTCGCGCAGTCCGAGGAGTTCTCCGTCGTCGCCTCCCACTCGCAGGCCCTCGCGCAGTGTCGGACCTACCTGGAGACGAACTACCCCGAGATGAAACTGGAGGCCGTCGCCAGCACGGCCCGCGGCGTCGAACGCGCCCGCGAGGACTCCTCCATCGCCGGTATCGGCCACCCCGACAACGCCGGCGAGGGACTCTCCGTCGTCGCGGAGGACATCCAAGACCAGTCCTCGAACGCGACGCGCTTTTTCGTCATCGCCCCCGAATCCGCCCGGTCCGACGCGGGCGGGAAGTCCACCGTCGTCGTCTATCCGAACGCGAACTACCCCGGATTGCTGCTCGAACTGCTCGAGGCGTTCGCCGAACGGAACATCAACCTCTCGCGCATCGAGTCCCGCCCCAGCGGGAACCGCCTCGGCGACTACCTGTTCCACGTCGATTTCGAGGCCGGCCTGTACGAGGAACGCGCCCAGGAGGCCCTCGACGCGGTCGAAGAGATCGCCTCGCGCGGGTGGGTCAAACGCCTCGGCTCGTACGACAGCCAGCACGTCCTCTACTGA
- the hsp14 gene encoding archaeal heat shock protein Hsp14, which produces MARQNPFDEIEQFFKRMGREFEESGLASLRDVSVDVSETDDTVVVTADLPGYEKDDIDISASGRELTISAERSASDEESGDRYIRRERTRNSIKRSLTLPEEVVAEEASATYNNGVLTVTLPKESVDEDEESTDIDVI; this is translated from the coding sequence ATGGCGCGTCAGAACCCCTTCGACGAGATAGAACAGTTCTTCAAGCGGATGGGACGCGAGTTCGAGGAGTCCGGCCTCGCCTCGCTTCGGGACGTCTCCGTCGACGTCTCCGAGACGGACGACACCGTCGTCGTCACCGCCGACTTGCCCGGCTACGAGAAGGACGACATCGACATCTCCGCGTCCGGGCGCGAACTAACCATCAGCGCCGAGCGAAGCGCCTCGGACGAGGAGTCGGGCGACCGGTACATCCGCCGCGAGCGCACCCGCAACAGCATCAAGCGCTCGCTGACGCTCCCCGAGGAAGTCGTCGCGGAGGAGGCGTCCGCCACGTACAACAACGGCGTCCTCACCGTCACCCTCCCGAAGGAGTCGGTGGACGAGGACGAAGAGTCGACGGACATCGACGTTATCTGA
- a CDS encoding Hsp20/alpha crystallin family protein, with product MMRRSNPFENMESMFERMSRQFDEMSRQFDDSQWTGSSTRGMEVDVRDGDEEFVVVADLPGFEKEDIDLSITERALTISASRETETETDSGEGADGGEYLRRERRHESMHRTFRLPGDVTAEDAAASYKNGVLTVTLPKVTIDREDSRHIDIE from the coding sequence ATGATGCGACGTTCTAACCCCTTCGAAAACATGGAATCGATGTTCGAGCGAATGTCCCGACAGTTCGACGAGATGAGCCGTCAGTTCGACGACTCCCAGTGGACCGGTTCCTCGACCCGGGGCATGGAAGTCGACGTCCGCGACGGCGACGAGGAGTTCGTCGTCGTGGCCGACCTGCCCGGGTTCGAGAAGGAGGATATCGACCTCTCCATCACCGAACGCGCGCTGACCATCTCCGCCTCCCGCGAGACGGAAACCGAGACCGACTCCGGTGAGGGCGCCGACGGCGGCGAGTACCTCCGCCGCGAACGGCGCCACGAGTCGATGCACCGCACCTTCCGCCTCCCCGGCGACGTGACGGCCGAGGACGCCGCCGCCTCCTACAAGAACGGCGTCCTCACTGTCACCCTCCCGAAGGTGACCATCGACCGCGAGGACTCCCGCCACATCGACATCGAGTGA
- a CDS encoding SMP-30/gluconolactonase/LRE family protein, whose amino-acid sequence MTEITKRSTLRLFGAGLAFSALPGSAMADGKANEESDETGQGRDGADDGEGSAGAPVETVVEIPGEPVPENLALDWDGTLYFGITAGEVWEVTNAQTQETGLIPEHLTRVATLPGSVVGVEVVPCGSIYVASSTGGDDTGVWEVPRDGGDPRPVASISGFPNDVLYDPDFDRLLVTESTGGAVYEVPLSEEDPAAHVWFESAALETESFGANGLAFARDGSLYVAVTRARSDEGEDVGRLVRVAVKADGRAGESETYLESPEIFGADGVTTNGPDVYVAANSRNRVVRVAPDRCVDIVADADDGLVFPSDVLFGVTPRQRSDLFVCNFANSSPEDGAILRAHPFAAKAAETKRGEKESGEGGENAENGEGKQGRENGAESESTASAESDG is encoded by the coding sequence GTGACAGAGATTACCAAGCGTTCGACACTACGGCTGTTCGGGGCTGGACTGGCGTTCTCGGCGCTTCCGGGGAGCGCGATGGCGGACGGCAAGGCGAACGAGGAGAGCGACGAGACGGGTCAGGGTCGGGACGGCGCGGACGACGGAGAGGGGAGCGCCGGCGCGCCGGTGGAGACGGTCGTCGAGATACCGGGCGAACCGGTGCCGGAGAACCTCGCTCTCGACTGGGACGGCACGCTGTACTTCGGCATCACCGCGGGGGAGGTGTGGGAGGTGACGAACGCGCAGACGCAGGAGACGGGGCTGATACCGGAGCATCTCACCCGGGTGGCGACGCTCCCCGGCAGCGTCGTCGGCGTCGAAGTTGTCCCCTGCGGGTCGATATACGTCGCCTCCTCGACGGGCGGCGACGACACCGGCGTCTGGGAGGTGCCGCGCGACGGCGGCGACCCGCGACCGGTCGCGTCCATCTCGGGCTTCCCGAACGACGTGCTGTACGACCCGGACTTCGACCGACTCCTCGTCACGGAGTCGACGGGCGGCGCCGTCTACGAGGTGCCGTTGAGCGAGGAGGACCCGGCGGCGCACGTGTGGTTCGAGTCGGCCGCGCTGGAGACGGAGAGTTTCGGAGCGAACGGCCTCGCATTCGCCCGCGACGGTTCCCTGTACGTCGCCGTCACGCGCGCGAGGAGCGACGAGGGGGAGGACGTGGGGCGACTCGTCCGCGTCGCCGTCAAGGCGGACGGCCGGGCGGGCGAGTCCGAGACGTACCTCGAATCGCCGGAGATATTCGGCGCCGACGGCGTCACCACGAACGGGCCGGACGTGTATGTCGCCGCCAACTCGCGGAACCGAGTCGTCCGCGTGGCGCCCGACCGGTGCGTCGACATCGTTGCCGACGCGGACGACGGCCTCGTCTTCCCGTCGGACGTACTGTTCGGCGTGACGCCGCGACAGCGGAGCGACCTGTTCGTCTGTAACTTCGCCAATTCGAGCCCGGAGGACGGCGCGATTCTGCGGGCGCACCCGTTCGCGGCGAAGGCGGCGGAGACGAAGCGGGGGGAGAAGGAGAGCGGCGAAGGCGGCGAAAACGCCGAGAACGGGGAGGGGAAACAAGGGCGCGAGAACGGAGCCGAATCCGAATCGACGGCGTCGGCCGAGTCCGACGGGTAG
- the leuS gene encoding leucine--tRNA ligase, producing the protein MEYDPQELEERWRERWAESGRYEADPSEADEDPTFITVPYPYPSGGMHIGHARTYTVPDVYARYRRQQGDNVLFPIAWHVTGTPIIGAVERLKKGEEKQLSVLRDTYNVPEETLTDLETPMGFARYFIEEHYKRGMQSLGLSVDWRREFTTNDERYSKFITWQYETLRERGLLEKGLHPVKYCTNEEQPVTTHDLLEGEEAEFQEYTLVRFGRGDSVVPMATLRPETVRGVTNAYVNPDGDYVYADVDGEEWFVSAAAAEKLRLQAHDVEVREEVSGAELVGERVTNPVTGDEVLVLPADFVDPENATGVVMSVPAHSPDDYVALQEAKDDDARMEEYGIDPADVEAIEPIPILTVEGYGEIPAQSAVEEAGVTSSDDPALEKATKDLYNKEFHAGRMNDDYGEFAGELVEDVRTRFRDAHREEGAFGTMQEFSEDVVCRCGGDVVVAEQDTWFLRYDDEDWKAKAHEVVSEMDAVPENTRGEYDHTIDWLNEWPCIRNYGLGTRLPWDEDFVIEPLSDSTIYMAYYTIAHRLQDVPVEELDREFFDALFYGPEAVDDAPERAVDLREEWDYWYPVDYRFSANDLISNHLTFYLFHHAELFDRPNWPQGVVIMGMGLLEGEKMSSSKGHVVLPGAAIDDYGADTVRFFLLNSAEPWQDYDWRDDQVESVRNQLERFWTRADEILESDAPAERPELAQEDRWLLSKLQATVREVTEAMESSETRSASQTAFYDFEEQLRWYRRRTDTDRPAARWTLREVLETRLRLLAPFVPFMTNELHERLTGTPAEDAPWPEPDESLESEAVEASESQIERLTEDILGIQQSLANADENVPEADPDRIVVTVAADWKREVFDAVAAEGGDQGAVMSTVMQNPDLRERGNEVNDLVGELVEFARGHDDDEVAALADLDEYETYEAATEFLSREFDAEVEIRLEGDDAEATKRAIPLRPAVELEVE; encoded by the coding sequence ATGGAATACGACCCGCAGGAACTCGAGGAGCGCTGGCGGGAGCGGTGGGCCGAGAGCGGTCGGTACGAGGCCGACCCCTCTGAGGCCGACGAGGACCCGACGTTCATCACGGTCCCCTACCCGTATCCCAGCGGCGGGATGCACATCGGACACGCGCGAACCTACACCGTCCCCGACGTGTACGCCCGCTACCGCCGACAGCAGGGGGACAACGTCCTGTTCCCCATCGCGTGGCACGTCACCGGCACGCCCATCATCGGCGCCGTCGAACGGCTGAAGAAGGGAGAAGAAAAGCAGCTCTCGGTTCTGCGCGACACGTACAACGTCCCCGAGGAGACGCTGACGGACCTGGAGACGCCGATGGGCTTCGCCCGCTACTTCATCGAGGAACACTACAAGAGAGGGATGCAGTCGCTCGGCCTCTCTGTCGACTGGCGCCGCGAGTTCACGACGAACGACGAGCGCTACTCGAAGTTCATCACGTGGCAGTACGAGACCCTGCGAGAGCGCGGTCTGCTGGAGAAAGGTCTCCATCCGGTCAAGTACTGCACGAACGAGGAGCAACCGGTCACGACGCACGACTTGCTCGAAGGCGAAGAAGCGGAGTTCCAAGAGTACACGCTCGTCCGCTTCGGCCGCGGCGACAGCGTCGTCCCGATGGCGACGCTGCGCCCCGAGACGGTTCGCGGCGTGACGAACGCCTACGTGAACCCCGACGGCGACTACGTCTACGCCGACGTCGACGGCGAGGAATGGTTCGTCTCGGCGGCCGCCGCCGAGAAACTGCGCCTGCAGGCTCACGACGTCGAGGTTCGCGAAGAAGTCTCCGGCGCCGAGTTGGTCGGCGAACGCGTCACCAACCCCGTCACCGGCGACGAGGTGCTGGTCCTCCCGGCGGACTTCGTCGACCCCGAGAACGCGACGGGCGTCGTGATGTCCGTCCCGGCGCACTCGCCCGACGACTACGTCGCCCTGCAGGAGGCGAAGGACGACGACGCCCGGATGGAGGAGTACGGCATCGACCCGGCCGACGTGGAGGCCATCGAACCGATTCCGATTCTGACCGTCGAGGGCTACGGCGAAATTCCCGCGCAGTCGGCCGTCGAAGAGGCGGGCGTCACGAGTTCCGACGACCCCGCCCTGGAGAAGGCGACGAAGGACCTCTACAACAAGGAGTTCCACGCGGGCCGCATGAACGACGACTACGGCGAGTTCGCCGGCGAACTCGTCGAGGACGTGAGAACGCGATTCCGCGACGCCCACCGCGAGGAGGGCGCCTTCGGGACGATGCAGGAGTTCTCCGAGGACGTCGTCTGCCGGTGCGGCGGCGACGTCGTCGTCGCCGAACAGGACACGTGGTTCCTGCGCTACGACGACGAGGACTGGAAAGCGAAGGCCCACGAGGTGGTCTCCGAGATGGACGCCGTCCCCGAGAACACCCGCGGCGAGTACGACCACACCATCGACTGGCTGAACGAGTGGCCGTGCATCCGCAACTACGGACTCGGAACCCGCCTGCCGTGGGACGAGGACTTCGTCATCGAACCGCTGTCGGACTCTACCATCTACATGGCCTACTACACCATCGCGCACCGCCTGCAGGACGTGCCGGTGGAGGAGTTAGACCGGGAGTTCTTCGACGCCCTCTTCTACGGACCTGAGGCCGTCGACGACGCCCCCGAACGCGCGGTCGACCTGCGCGAGGAGTGGGACTACTGGTACCCCGTCGACTACCGCTTCTCGGCGAACGACCTCATCTCGAACCACCTGACGTTCTACCTGTTCCACCACGCCGAACTGTTCGACCGGCCGAACTGGCCGCAGGGCGTCGTTATCATGGGGATGGGGCTGTTGGAGGGCGAGAAGATGTCCTCCTCGAAGGGACACGTCGTCCTCCCCGGCGCCGCCATCGACGACTACGGCGCCGACACGGTGCGCTTCTTCCTGCTCAACTCCGCGGAACCGTGGCAGGACTACGACTGGCGCGACGACCAGGTCGAGTCCGTCCGGAACCAACTGGAGCGCTTCTGGACCCGCGCCGACGAGATACTCGAATCGGACGCGCCCGCGGAGCGACCCGAACTGGCGCAGGAGGACCGCTGGCTTCTGTCGAAACTGCAGGCGACGGTTCGGGAGGTGACCGAGGCGATGGAATCCTCGGAGACCCGAAGCGCCAGTCAGACGGCGTTCTACGACTTCGAGGAGCAACTGCGCTGGTACCGCCGCCGCACCGACACCGACCGCCCGGCCGCGCGGTGGACGCTCCGCGAGGTCTTGGAGACGCGCCTGCGCCTCCTCGCGCCGTTCGTTCCGTTCATGACGAACGAACTGCACGAGCGCTTGACCGGCACGCCTGCCGAGGACGCGCCGTGGCCCGAACCGGACGAGTCCCTCGAGAGCGAGGCCGTCGAGGCGAGCGAGTCGCAGATAGAGCGGCTGACCGAGGACATTCTGGGTATCCAGCAGTCGCTGGCGAACGCCGACGAGAACGTGCCGGAGGCCGACCCCGACAGGATAGTCGTCACCGTCGCCGCCGACTGGAAGCGCGAGGTGTTCGACGCCGTCGCCGCGGAGGGAGGCGACCAGGGCGCCGTGATGAGCACGGTGATGCAGAACCCCGACCTGCGCGAACGCGGGAACGAGGTCAACGACCTCGTGGGCGAACTCGTGGAGTTCGCTCGCGGACACGACGACGACGAGGTGGCCGCACTCGCGGACCTCGACGAGTACGAGACGTACGAGGCGGCGACCGAGTTCCTCTCGCGGGAGTTCGACGCCGAGGTGGAGATTCGACTCGAAGGCGACGACGCCGAGGCGACGAAGCGGGCGATTCCGCTCCGTCCCGCCGTCGAACTCGAAGTCGAGTAG
- a CDS encoding DUF7535 family protein — translation MADEEESPDALRRVYRTVTPGYKSHTDSGMNSVGWIIFLVLLALFLPLLPFFLAVWAVTKLLEFLAAQRGPSEEDET, via the coding sequence ATGGCAGACGAAGAAGAATCTCCGGACGCACTGCGACGCGTCTACCGGACGGTGACGCCGGGGTACAAATCGCACACCGACAGCGGCATGAACTCCGTGGGTTGGATCATCTTCCTGGTCCTCCTCGCACTGTTTCTCCCCCTGCTCCCGTTCTTCCTCGCCGTCTGGGCCGTGACGAAACTGCTCGAGTTCCTCGCGGCGCAGCGAGGACCGAGCGAAGAGGACGAGACGTAG